From Megalobrama amblycephala isolate DHTTF-2021 linkage group LG8, ASM1881202v1, whole genome shotgun sequence, the proteins below share one genomic window:
- the gcnt7 gene encoding beta-1,3-galactosyl-O-glycosyl-glycoprotein beta-1,6-N-acetylglucosaminyltransferase 7 produces the protein MVQLENTKCSFLFCLGICILICSAIYLKAKIFNAPLPTTDLSSQSPLASKTCDILPPATPGFKWQRKDCKKISYEPKPDTNCTLLQSELHFIMAPLSKEEEDFPLAFIITIHKELETFVRLLRAIYAPQNVYCIHIDDKAPEEYKTSVRNLSACFSNVFLASVNEKVTYAGFSRLQADINCMKDLVKSPIKWKRVINLCGQDFPIQSNLELVRYMQGSEWKDRNMTPGIKQPSTMKHRTELQYEEVKGTHVAPKGKGQKKGPPPHSLTIYFGTAYYSLTRSFVEFVLKDPVAKDLLEWSRDTFSPDEHYWVTLNHIKEAPGSYVDGEWEGNIRAIKWRDQEGTAHQGCKGQYIRDICVFGIGDLPWIIEKESMFANKFETASFPEALDCLELWHRHKVLQHATVPIQPSWRLTTEVEVINSTLILKTGDCV, from the exons ATGGTCCAGCTTGAGAACACCAAGTGCAGTTTTCTCTTCTGCCTTGGAATCTGTATCCTAATATGTTCTGCCATCTAcctgaaagccaaaatattcaATGCACCTCTTCCTACGACTGACCTGAGCAGCCAATCCCCACTAGCCTCCAAGACCTGTGACATTCTTCCACCTGCGACTCCCGGGTTTAAATGGCAGCGAAAAGACTGTAAGAAAATCAGCTATGAGCCTAAACCGGACACAAACTGCACTCTTTTGCAGTCAGAGCTGCATTTCATTATGGCGCCACTGAGCAAAGAAGAGGAAGACTTTCCTTTGGCTTTCATCATCACCATTCACAAAGAGCTGGAAACGTTTGTGCGGCTACTGAGAGCCATCTACGCACCGCAGAACGTCTACTGCATTCACATCGACGATAAAGCGCCGGAAGAATACAAGACAAGCGTCCGAAACCTATCTGCGTGCTTCTCGAACGTCTTCCTGGCGTCCGTCAACGAAAAGGTGACCTATGCTGGCTTTTCTCGTCTGCAGGCTGACATCAACTGCATGAAAGATCTGGTGAAGTCTCCCATAAAATGGAAAAGAGTTATAAATTTGTGCGGCCAGGACTTCCCCATCCAGAGCAACCTGGAGTTAGTCCGGTACATGCAAGGATCCGAATGGAAAGACAGGAACATGACGCCGGGAATCAAGCAGCCATCCACTATGAAGCACAGGACAGAGTTACAGTATGAGGAGGTAAAGGGCACCCATGTGGCACCAAAGGGCAAAGGTCAAAAGAAGGGACCACCTCCGCACAGTCTGACAATTTACTTTGGGACTGCTTATTACTCTTTGACGAGATCGTTTGTGGAGTTTGTCCTCAAGGACCCGGTGGCCAAAGACTTGCTGGAGTGGTCCAGAGACACCTTCAGCCCGGATGAGCATTACTGGGTGACGCTGAATCACATAAAGG AAGCACCTGGCAGCTATGTAGACGGTGAATGGGAAGGTAACATCCGTGCAATCAAATGGAGGGACCAAGAAGGAACAGCACACCAGGGCTGTAAAG GACAATACATCAGAGATATCTGCGTTTTTGGGATTGGCGACTTACCATGGATTATCGAAAAAGAGAGCATGTTTGCTAATAAATTTGAGACCGCAAGCTTTCCGGAAGCCCTGGATTGTCTGGAACTGTGGCACAGACATAAAGTTCTCCAGCACGCTACAGTTCCCATTCAGCCGTCATGGCGTCTCACCACAGAGGTGGAAGTCATCAACAGCACTCTCATTTTAAAAACAGGGGACTGTGTCTGA